A stretch of the Actinoalloteichus fjordicus genome encodes the following:
- a CDS encoding adenylate kinase → MRLVLVGPPGAGKGTQAAVLSEALGIPHVSTGELFRANIDNRTPLGTEAKRYLDEGSLVPDEVTNEMVRQRLRESDAVGGFLLDGFPRTIGQADVLAGILKDQDEHELDAVLEFKIPEEEVVSRMLARGRADDTETVIRKRLDVYHDSTEPLLDYYRDKLVVIDALGTVQEISDRALSALRARQGG, encoded by the coding sequence GTGCGACTGGTTCTTGTTGGCCCGCCTGGCGCGGGCAAGGGCACGCAGGCGGCTGTGCTGAGCGAGGCGCTGGGGATTCCCCACGTCTCCACCGGCGAGCTGTTCCGTGCCAACATCGACAATCGGACGCCGCTGGGGACCGAGGCCAAGCGCTACCTGGACGAGGGTTCGCTGGTTCCGGACGAGGTCACCAACGAGATGGTGCGGCAGCGCCTGCGGGAGTCCGATGCGGTGGGGGGGTTCCTGCTCGACGGGTTCCCCCGCACCATCGGGCAGGCCGACGTGCTTGCCGGAATCCTCAAGGACCAGGACGAGCACGAGCTGGACGCGGTGCTGGAGTTCAAGATCCCCGAGGAGGAGGTCGTCTCCCGGATGCTCGCTCGCGGGCGGGCGGACGACACGGAGACGGTCATCCGCAAGCGGCTGGACGTCTACCACGACAGCACCGAGCCGCTGCTCGACTACTACCGGGACAAGCTGGTGGTCATCGACGCCCTCGGCACGGTGCAGGAGATCTCCGATCGCGCCCTGAGCGCGTTGCGAGCCAGGCAGGGCGGCTGA
- the map gene encoding type I methionyl aminopeptidase: MLKRGSGIELKTRGEIEAMRAAGLVVAGALRAVGAQVRAGVSTGELDEVAEQFIRDAGAVPSFKGYHGFPGSICTSVNEQVVHGIPSRELILADGDLISVDCGAILEGWHGDSAVTMAVGTESAADALLSEATRLSMLAGIEAVRVGNRLGDVSWAIEVATVQACERDDREYGIVEGYGGHGIGSEMHMEPFVPNHGKPRRGPKLKVGMALAIEPMLTLGTAQTRELDDEWTVVTADGSRAAHWEHTVAVTEDGPWVLTAPED, translated from the coding sequence ATGCTCAAACGGGGTAGCGGGATCGAGCTCAAGACCAGGGGCGAGATCGAGGCCATGCGTGCGGCCGGTCTCGTGGTCGCGGGCGCCCTGCGGGCGGTCGGCGCGCAGGTCCGGGCGGGGGTGAGCACCGGCGAGCTCGACGAGGTCGCCGAGCAGTTCATCCGTGACGCGGGCGCCGTGCCGTCGTTCAAGGGCTACCACGGCTTCCCCGGATCGATCTGCACCTCGGTGAACGAGCAGGTCGTGCACGGCATCCCCTCGCGGGAGCTGATCCTCGCCGACGGAGACCTGATCTCGGTCGACTGCGGCGCGATCCTCGAGGGCTGGCACGGCGACTCGGCGGTGACCATGGCCGTCGGCACCGAGTCGGCGGCCGATGCGCTGCTCTCCGAGGCCACCCGGCTCTCGATGCTCGCGGGCATCGAGGCGGTCCGGGTGGGCAACCGGCTCGGGGACGTCTCGTGGGCGATCGAGGTCGCGACCGTCCAGGCCTGTGAACGCGACGACCGCGAGTACGGCATCGTCGAGGGTTACGGCGGGCACGGGATCGGCTCCGAGATGCACATGGAGCCGTTCGTCCCCAATCACGGCAAGCCGCGTCGGGGCCCGAAGCTCAAGGTCGGCATGGCGCTGGCCATCGAGCCGATGCTGACGCTGGGCACTGCTCAGACCAGGGAACTCGACGACGAGTGGACCGTGGTGACGGCCGACGGCTCGCGTGCGGCGCACTGGGAGCACACCGTCGCGGTCACCGAGGACGGTCCCTGGGTGCTGACGGCGCCGGAGGACTGA
- a CDS encoding DUF1707 SHOCT-like domain-containing protein: protein MTEPPSREEMRASDRDRKRTQEHLHWAHAEGLIDLGEFDTRVRAAWDAKTGGELAKVTRDLPPARPQGKDQAKPRRRVFSEDAGGVALRVLTIIWLSATVVNLMVWGLIDLGSFELYPWWLWVALPPGGVLGVLYATGIGRPRPE, encoded by the coding sequence GTGACCGAGCCACCCAGCCGCGAGGAAATGCGCGCGTCCGACCGCGACCGGAAGCGGACTCAGGAGCACCTGCACTGGGCTCACGCCGAGGGCCTGATCGACCTCGGCGAGTTCGACACCCGTGTGCGGGCTGCCTGGGACGCCAAGACCGGCGGTGAGCTGGCGAAGGTGACCCGCGACCTGCCGCCGGCCCGGCCGCAGGGCAAGGACCAGGCGAAACCACGCAGGCGGGTCTTCAGCGAGGACGCGGGCGGTGTCGCATTACGCGTGCTGACGATCATCTGGCTGAGCGCCACCGTGGTCAACCTGATGGTGTGGGGCCTGATCGACCTCGGCTCCTTCGAGCTGTACCCGTGGTGGCTCTGGGTGGCGCTCCCACCCGGCGGCGTCCTCGGGGTCCTCTACGCGACCGGCATCGGCAGGCCGCGACCCGAGTGA
- a CDS encoding DUF1707 SHOCT-like domain-containing protein, whose translation MGESHSQDELRASDTDRGQVVERLSAAHAEGRLTMMEFDDRTRQAWQARTYGDLAAITADLPVPTQSVTPMTPVTSSSVPVAAESVSKEVDASFVAARRKETATWASVVGVSLSIWLVIGMTVTWVYPWWLWIAGPWGIVVALKWINGPAFESERSGRSGRSGHRGGAGDGHRGHRSR comes from the coding sequence GTGGGCGAGTCGCACTCCCAGGACGAGCTGCGCGCGTCGGACACCGACCGCGGGCAGGTCGTGGAGCGCCTGAGCGCCGCGCACGCCGAGGGCAGGCTCACGATGATGGAGTTCGACGACCGGACACGCCAGGCGTGGCAGGCCCGCACCTACGGCGACCTCGCCGCGATCACCGCCGATCTTCCGGTGCCGACGCAGTCGGTGACGCCGATGACGCCCGTGACGTCCTCCTCGGTGCCCGTGGCGGCGGAGTCGGTGTCGAAGGAGGTGGACGCCTCCTTCGTGGCCGCCCGTCGGAAGGAGACGGCGACCTGGGCCTCGGTCGTCGGCGTCAGCCTGAGCATCTGGCTGGTCATCGGGATGACAGTGACCTGGGTGTATCCGTGGTGGCTCTGGATCGCGGGTCCCTGGGGCATCGTGGTCGCGCTGAAGTGGATCAACGGGCCCGCGTTCGAGTCGGAGCGTTCCGGCAGGTCAGGGCGCTCCGGGCATCGCGGCGGCGCGGGCGACGGGCATCGAGGCCACCGGTCCCGGTGA
- the infA gene encoding translation initiation factor IF-1, translating into MGKKDGAIEVEGRVVEPLPNAMFRVELENGHKVLAHISGKMRQHYIRILPEDRVVVELSPYDLSRGRIVYRYK; encoded by the coding sequence ATGGGCAAGAAAGACGGGGCCATCGAGGTCGAAGGTCGCGTGGTCGAGCCGCTCCCCAACGCGATGTTCCGTGTGGAGCTGGAGAACGGACACAAGGTTCTGGCCCACATCAGCGGCAAGATGCGGCAGCACTACATCCGCATTCTGCCCGAGGACAGGGTGGTTGTGGAGCTGTCGCCCTACGACCTGTCCCGTGGGCGCATCGTCTACCGCTACAAGTGA
- the rpmJ gene encoding 50S ribosomal protein L36, with protein MKVQPSVKKICDKCQVIRRHGRVLVICDNKRHKQRQG; from the coding sequence GTGAAGGTCCAGCCGAGCGTCAAGAAGATCTGTGACAAGTGCCAGGTGATCCGGCGGCATGGCCGGGTCTTGGTGATCTGCGACAACAAGCGTCACAAGCAGCGCCAGGGCTGA
- the rpsM gene encoding 30S ribosomal protein S13: MARVSGVDLPRDKRMEVALTYIFGIGRTRSRELLAATGISPDLRARDLTDEDVVKLRDHIENNYKVEGDLRREVAADIRRKVEIGCYEGLRHRRRLPVRGQRTKTNARTMKGPKKTVAGKKKATRK, from the coding sequence ATGGCACGGGTTTCTGGCGTCGACCTCCCCCGCGACAAGCGGATGGAGGTCGCGTTGACCTACATCTTCGGCATTGGCCGGACCCGTTCCCGAGAGCTGCTGGCCGCGACCGGGATCAGTCCCGATCTGCGTGCCAGGGACTTGACCGACGAGGACGTCGTCAAGCTCCGGGATCACATCGAGAACAACTACAAGGTGGAGGGTGACCTCCGCCGCGAGGTGGCTGCCGACATCAGGCGGAAGGTCGAGATCGGCTGCTACGAGGGACTGCGGCACCGCCGCAGGCTGCCCGTTCGTGGCCAGCGGACCAAGACCAATGCCCGCACGATGAAGGGGCCGAAGAAGACGGTGGCAGGCAAGAAGAAGGCCACCCGGAAGTAG
- the rpsK gene encoding 30S ribosomal protein S11 encodes MPPKSRSGAGVKKVRRKEKKNIAHGHAHIKSTFNNTIVSITDPTGAVISWASAGHVGFKGSRKSTPFAAQMAAENAARKAAEHGMRKVDVFVKGPGSGRETAIRSLQAAGLEVGTIQDVTPQPHNGCRPPKRRRV; translated from the coding sequence ATGCCACCCAAGTCTCGTTCCGGTGCCGGGGTCAAGAAGGTCCGGCGCAAGGAGAAGAAGAACATCGCGCATGGTCATGCGCACATCAAGAGCACCTTCAACAACACGATCGTGTCGATCACGGACCCGACCGGCGCAGTGATCAGCTGGGCGTCCGCAGGCCACGTCGGCTTCAAGGGCTCCAGGAAGTCGACGCCGTTCGCCGCCCAGATGGCCGCCGAGAACGCGGCCCGCAAGGCCGCCGAGCACGGCATGCGCAAGGTCGACGTGTTCGTCAAGGGCCCCGGCTCCGGCCGGGAGACCGCGATCCGGTCGTTGCAGGCTGCCGGTCTCGAGGTCGGCACCATCCAGGACGTGACCCCCCAGCCGCACAACGGCTGCAGGCCGCCCAAGCGGCGCCGGGTCTAA
- the rpsD gene encoding 30S ribosomal protein S4 produces the protein MARYTGPATRKSRRLKVDLIGGDQAFERRPYPPGQHGRARIKESEYLLQLQEKQKARFTYGVLERQFRKYYEEASRRPGKTGENLLQLLEARLDNVIYRSGLARTRRQARQLVSHGHFVVNGKKVDIPSFQVSKFDIIDVKQKSLGTTPFIIAKETLGERITPAWLQVVPSILRVLVHQLPERAQIDTPVQEQLIVEFYSK, from the coding sequence ATGGCTCGTTACACCGGACCCGCGACTCGCAAGTCTCGTCGACTGAAGGTCGACCTGATCGGCGGCGACCAGGCCTTCGAGCGTCGTCCGTACCCGCCGGGACAGCACGGCCGGGCGCGGATCAAGGAGAGCGAGTACCTGCTTCAGCTTCAGGAGAAGCAGAAGGCTCGCTTCACCTACGGCGTCCTGGAGCGGCAGTTCCGCAAGTACTACGAGGAGGCCTCGCGGCGTCCTGGTAAGACTGGCGAGAACCTGCTTCAGCTTCTCGAGGCTCGCCTCGACAACGTCATCTACCGCTCCGGCCTGGCCCGGACCCGGCGGCAGGCGCGTCAGCTCGTGAGCCACGGCCACTTCGTGGTGAACGGCAAGAAGGTCGACATTCCCAGCTTCCAGGTGTCGAAGTTCGACATCATCGACGTGAAGCAGAAGTCGCTCGGCACCACGCCGTTCATCATCGCCAAGGAGACCCTGGGCGAGCGGATCACGCCCGCGTGGCTGCAGGTCGTCCCGAGCATCCTCCGGGTGCTCGTGCACCAGCTTCCCGAGCGGGCGCAGATCGACACGCCGGTTCAGGAACAGCTCATCGTCGAGTTCTACTCGAAGTGA
- a CDS encoding DNA-directed RNA polymerase subunit alpha, whose amino-acid sequence MLISQRPTLAEESVNETRSRFVIEPLEPGFGYTLGNSLRRTLLSSIPGAAVTSIRIDGVLHEFTTIPGVKEDVTDVILNLKELVVSSEEDEPVTMYLRKQGPGAVTAGDIVPPAGVTVHNPDLHIATLNAKGKLEIELVVERGRGYVPAVQNKQAGAEIGRIPVDSIYSPVLKVTYKVEATRVEQRTDFDRLILDVESKPSITPRDAVASAGKTLVELFGLARELNSDAEGIEIGPSPAEADTIAAFAMPIEDLDLTVRSYNCLKREGIHTVGELVGRSEADLLDIRNFGAKSIDEVKMKLAGLGLALKDSPPGFDPSAAAADYPAEGWSSNGDGTDGNGDDGQDYAETEQL is encoded by the coding sequence GTGCTGATCTCTCAGCGGCCCACCCTGGCCGAGGAGTCGGTCAACGAGACCCGCTCCCGGTTCGTCATCGAGCCCCTTGAGCCGGGCTTCGGCTACACGCTGGGCAACTCCCTGCGGCGGACTCTGCTGTCCTCGATTCCCGGTGCTGCGGTCACGAGCATCCGCATCGACGGGGTGCTGCACGAGTTCACCACGATCCCGGGCGTGAAGGAGGACGTCACCGACGTCATCCTGAACCTCAAGGAGCTGGTCGTCAGCTCCGAGGAGGACGAGCCGGTCACCATGTACCTGCGCAAGCAGGGCCCTGGTGCGGTCACCGCTGGTGACATCGTCCCGCCTGCGGGCGTCACCGTGCACAACCCCGATCTGCACATCGCCACGCTGAACGCGAAGGGCAAGCTGGAGATCGAGCTGGTCGTCGAGCGCGGCCGGGGCTACGTGCCTGCCGTGCAGAACAAGCAGGCGGGTGCCGAGATCGGTCGGATTCCGGTCGACTCGATCTACTCGCCGGTGCTGAAGGTGACCTACAAGGTCGAGGCGACCCGTGTCGAGCAGCGGACGGACTTCGACCGGCTGATCCTGGACGTGGAGAGCAAGCCCTCCATCACGCCGAGGGACGCCGTGGCGTCGGCAGGCAAGACGCTGGTGGAGCTCTTCGGACTGGCTCGCGAGCTGAACTCCGATGCCGAGGGCATCGAGATCGGCCCGTCGCCCGCCGAGGCGGACACCATCGCCGCGTTCGCGATGCCGATCGAGGACCTCGACCTGACGGTGCGCTCGTACAACTGTCTCAAGCGCGAGGGCATCCACACGGTCGGCGAGCTGGTCGGACGTAGCGAGGCGGACCTGCTGGACATCCGCAACTTCGGTGCGAAGTCCATCGACGAGGTCAAGATGAAGCTGGCGGGGCTCGGGCTCGCGCTCAAGGACAGCCCCCCCGGATTCGACCCGTCCGCCGCCGCTGCCGACTACCCCGCCGAGGGCTGGTCGAGCAACGGAGACGGCACCGACGGTAACGGCGATGACGGCCAGGACTACGCCGAGACCGAGCAGCTGTAG
- the rplQ gene encoding 50S ribosomal protein L17, giving the protein MPTPTKGRRLGGSPAHERLMLANLATSLFTHGRITTTQAKAKRLRPFAERLISKARRGDLHNRREIMKVIRDKDIVHKLVAEIGPFFVDRDGGYTRIIKAMPRKGDNAQMAVIELVNEKTVTSEAEAARGTTFASDAKTETPAAPAAAQDSDKAEETESPAAEATTPAAAEDEGAEDKKD; this is encoded by the coding sequence ATGCCCACCCCCACGAAGGGCCGCCGTCTCGGCGGTTCGCCCGCCCACGAGCGGTTGATGCTGGCCAACCTGGCCACCTCGCTGTTCACCCACGGGCGGATCACCACCACCCAGGCGAAGGCGAAACGACTGCGTCCGTTCGCCGAGCGGCTGATCAGCAAGGCCAGGCGCGGTGACCTGCACAACCGCCGCGAGATCATGAAGGTGATCCGCGACAAGGACATCGTGCACAAGCTGGTCGCCGAGATCGGTCCGTTCTTCGTGGACCGCGACGGCGGTTACACGCGGATCATCAAGGCCATGCCGCGTAAGGGCGACAACGCCCAGATGGCGGTCATCGAGCTGGTGAACGAGAAGACCGTGACCAGCGAGGCCGAGGCCGCGCGCGGCACGACCTTCGCGTCGGACGCCAAGACCGAGACCCCGGCTGCGCCCGCTGCGGCGCAGGACTCGGACAAGGCCGAGGAGACCGAGTCCCCGGCTGCGGAGGCCACGACCCCCGCAGCCGCCGAGGACGAGGGCGCCGAGGACAAGAAGGACTGA
- the truA gene encoding tRNA pseudouridine(38-40) synthase TruA, which translates to MPSGDDGLVRVRLDLGYDGTDFSGWARQPTRRTVCGVLEDALSLLTRLDVRVTVAGRTDAGVHAAGQVTHLDLPATHPLACTPAELLRRLNRMLPGDVRVFAARVVPAEFDARFAALRRHYVYRLSDAPWGVDPMARHDTLGWHGGLDVDVLNAASARLLGEHDFAAFCRRREGATTVRDLERLHWTRVAEHLVHAEVSADAFCHSMVRSLVGALLAVGDGRRPVEWPGSLLTLRRRADEVSVAPAHGLTLAKVDYPADADLAARTVLTRRLRV; encoded by the coding sequence GTGCCCTCCGGGGACGACGGGCTCGTTCGTGTTCGCCTGGACCTCGGCTACGACGGCACGGACTTCTCCGGGTGGGCTCGGCAGCCGACTCGACGGACCGTGTGCGGGGTACTGGAAGACGCGTTGTCGTTGTTGACCCGGCTCGACGTCCGTGTGACGGTCGCCGGTCGCACCGATGCCGGGGTCCACGCCGCAGGCCAGGTCACGCATCTCGACCTGCCTGCGACTCATCCGTTGGCTTGCACGCCCGCCGAGCTGCTGCGGCGGCTCAACCGGATGCTGCCCGGCGATGTGCGGGTGTTCGCCGCCAGGGTGGTGCCCGCCGAGTTCGACGCCCGCTTCGCCGCGTTGCGCAGGCACTACGTCTATCGGTTGTCCGATGCCCCGTGGGGCGTCGATCCGATGGCTCGGCATGACACCCTCGGCTGGCACGGCGGCCTGGACGTCGACGTGCTCAATGCCGCGTCGGCTCGGCTCCTCGGCGAGCACGACTTCGCCGCCTTCTGCCGCCGCCGCGAGGGCGCGACCACGGTGCGGGACCTGGAGCGGCTGCACTGGACGCGGGTGGCAGAGCATCTGGTCCATGCGGAGGTCTCGGCGGACGCGTTCTGCCATTCGATGGTCCGCAGCCTGGTCGGGGCGTTGCTGGCCGTCGGCGACGGACGAAGGCCGGTGGAGTGGCCCGGCAGCCTGCTGACGCTGCGGCGGCGCGCGGACGAGGTGAGCGTCGCCCCGGCCCACGGACTCACCCTGGCCAAGGTCGACTATCCCGCCGACGCCGACCTCGCCGCCCGTACGGTGCTCACCCGTCGGCTGCGGGTGTGA
- a CDS encoding acyl-CoA desaturase, with the protein MTVSTRRVARPASAPSRKAPAGAESPAGHPELEPASGLMRALLVGYVGLPLAALLVAVPLAWAWGLLSWVDVGIFLVMYLVSGLGITVGFHRYFTHGSFRARRPLRIALAVAGSLAIEMSVTDWVATHRKHHQFADQVGDPHSPWRFGTGARALTKGLLFAHVGWLFTTERGDRERYARDLVDDADINRVNRLFPVWALTSVFLPALVGGLITWSWQGALTAFFWGSLVRIGLLQHVTWSVNSICHVFGDETFTVRDRSRNVWWLAVISFGESWHNLHHSDPTCARHGVLRGQLDPSARVIRWFEQAGWAHDVRWPNPSRLAARRIA; encoded by the coding sequence ATGACCGTGTCCACTCGGCGGGTCGCCCGGCCCGCGTCTGCGCCGTCGCGGAAAGCGCCGGCCGGTGCGGAATCCCCGGCCGGGCATCCCGAGTTGGAACCCGCATCCGGTCTGATGCGTGCCCTGCTCGTCGGCTACGTCGGTCTCCCGTTGGCGGCCCTGCTGGTCGCGGTGCCCCTTGCCTGGGCATGGGGGCTGCTCAGCTGGGTCGACGTCGGGATCTTCCTCGTGATGTACCTGGTCTCCGGCCTCGGCATCACAGTCGGCTTCCACCGCTACTTCACCCACGGGTCGTTTCGTGCCAGGCGGCCGCTGCGGATCGCGTTGGCCGTCGCGGGCAGCCTGGCGATCGAGATGAGCGTGACGGACTGGGTCGCCACCCACCGCAAGCATCACCAGTTCGCGGATCAGGTGGGTGATCCGCACTCGCCGTGGCGGTTCGGCACCGGTGCGAGGGCCTTGACCAAGGGCCTGCTGTTCGCCCACGTCGGGTGGCTGTTCACCACCGAACGGGGTGATCGGGAGCGGTACGCCCGCGATCTGGTCGACGACGCCGACATCAACCGCGTCAACCGACTGTTCCCGGTGTGGGCACTGACCTCGGTGTTCTTGCCCGCACTGGTCGGCGGCCTGATCACCTGGTCATGGCAGGGTGCGCTGACCGCGTTCTTCTGGGGCTCGCTGGTCCGCATCGGCCTGCTCCAGCACGTCACGTGGTCGGTCAACTCGATCTGCCATGTCTTCGGCGACGAGACCTTCACCGTCCGGGATCGGTCGCGCAACGTGTGGTGGCTTGCGGTGATCTCCTTCGGCGAGTCCTGGCACAACCTGCACCATTCGGATCCCACCTGCGCGCGACACGGCGTCCTTCGCGGCCAGCTCGATCCGAGTGCACGGGTGATCCGCTGGTTCGAGCAGGCAGGCTGGGCCCATGATGTCCGATGGCCGAATCCCTCGCGGTTGGCTGCCCGCCGGATCGCCTGA
- a CDS encoding DUF885 domain-containing protein: MTEARRLADELTDVLFDVDPLSPTLFGISGHDNTRLADHGDSAWESLRARLSDVARRAGEIDLTPLDAEDRLTVAVVRQQAESAIETGDLRSAEFTITDSFFAPAGELFSLLPMITLPGTAQAQDYLARLEAIPAFLATLADGHRAGIASGRVPVEHLVTKTIAMLDRYLADPDADPMAQPAPAEADPAFESRRQKILADTVRPAFAEYRRVLAEEVVAHGRPVDRVGLCWLPEGEQAYRVLAKSHTTTDRTPAELHQTGKDIIAALAEEYRALGAKVFGTDDLAEVFERLRTDPSLRWADGDELINAARAAISRAEKVAPDWFGRLPSQGCLVEPVPEAEAPGAALAYYLSPALDGSRPGTYFANTYQAEKRYRYTAEATAFHEAVPGHHFQITIAQELSDLPLARRLAPLNAYLEGWGLYTERLADEMGLYSDDLSKFGMLALDSMRAARLVVDTGLHALGWSRQQAIDYIMDNSAMGLLEVESEVDRYIAAPGQALSYMVGRLEINRLRARAEEELGADFDIRAFHDVVLGSGPLPLNVLDTVVSDWLTATRAA; encoded by the coding sequence ATGACCGAGGCTCGCAGACTCGCCGATGAACTAACAGACGTCCTCTTCGACGTCGACCCGCTCAGCCCGACCCTGTTCGGCATTTCCGGACACGACAACACCCGGCTCGCCGACCACGGAGACAGCGCCTGGGAGTCCCTGCGCGCCCGGCTCTCCGACGTGGCCCGCCGAGCCGGTGAGATCGACCTGACCCCCCTCGACGCCGAGGATCGGCTCACCGTGGCCGTCGTGCGGCAGCAGGCGGAGTCCGCCATCGAGACCGGCGACCTGCGCAGCGCAGAGTTCACCATCACGGACTCCTTCTTCGCTCCTGCGGGCGAGCTGTTCAGCCTGCTGCCGATGATCACCCTGCCGGGAACCGCCCAGGCCCAGGACTATCTCGCCAGGCTCGAAGCCATTCCCGCCTTCCTTGCGACGCTCGCGGACGGGCATCGCGCAGGCATCGCCTCCGGCCGGGTACCGGTGGAGCACCTGGTGACCAAGACGATCGCCATGCTGGATCGCTACCTCGCCGATCCGGATGCCGACCCGATGGCGCAGCCCGCACCGGCCGAGGCCGATCCGGCCTTCGAGTCCCGCAGGCAGAAGATCCTGGCGGACACGGTCCGACCGGCGTTCGCCGAGTACCGCCGGGTCCTCGCCGAGGAGGTCGTGGCGCACGGCAGGCCCGTCGACCGGGTCGGCCTGTGCTGGCTGCCCGAGGGCGAGCAGGCCTACCGGGTGCTGGCGAAGTCCCACACCACCACCGATCGCACCCCGGCGGAGCTGCACCAGACCGGCAAGGACATCATCGCCGCGCTGGCCGAGGAGTACCGGGCGCTGGGCGCGAAGGTGTTCGGCACCGACGATCTCGCCGAGGTGTTCGAGCGGCTGCGCACCGACCCGTCACTGCGCTGGGCCGACGGCGATGAGCTGATCAACGCCGCCCGCGCCGCCATCAGTCGAGCCGAGAAGGTCGCGCCCGACTGGTTCGGCAGACTGCCCAGCCAGGGCTGTCTCGTCGAGCCGGTGCCCGAGGCGGAGGCGCCCGGCGCAGCGCTGGCCTATTACCTGTCGCCGGCACTGGACGGCAGCAGGCCCGGCACGTACTTCGCCAACACCTACCAGGCCGAGAAGCGGTATCGCTACACGGCCGAGGCCACGGCATTCCACGAGGCGGTACCCGGCCACCACTTCCAGATCACCATCGCGCAGGAGCTGTCCGACCTCCCGCTGGCCCGCAGGCTCGCCCCGCTCAACGCCTACCTGGAGGGCTGGGGGCTCTACACCGAGCGACTGGCCGACGAGATGGGTCTGTACTCCGACGACCTGTCGAAGTTCGGGATGCTGGCGCTCGACTCGATGCGGGCCGCCCGCCTGGTGGTGGACACCGGCCTGCACGCGCTGGGGTGGAGCAGGCAGCAGGCGATCGACTACATCATGGACAACTCCGCCATGGGGCTGTTGGAGGTCGAGAGCGAGGTGGACCGCTACATCGCCGCTCCCGGTCAGGCGCTGTCGTACATGGTCGGCAGGCTGGAGATCAACCGGCTCCGCGCCCGCGCCGAGGAGGAGTTGGGCGCGGACTTCGACATCCGGGCCTTCCACGACGTGGTGCTCGGCAGCGGGCCGCTGCCGCTGAACGTCCTGGACACCGTGGTCAGCGACTGGCTCACCGCAACCCGAGCCGCCTGA
- a CDS encoding LuxR C-terminal-related transcriptional regulator yields the protein MRVVLGEDLVLLREGLIRLLTAYDFEVVEAVDNGPSLLRALVTHRPDVAVVDVRMPPTFTDEGLRAAIEARRQLPGLPVLVLSQYVEQLYARELMSDRNGGVGYLLKDRVSQVSQFVEAIRRVAGGGTAMDPEVISQLLATKPEPLERLTPREREVLGLMAEGRSNAAIAGRLFISENAVGKHTNNIFSKLGLPPSEDDNRRVRAVIAYLDA from the coding sequence GTGCGTGTCGTCCTCGGCGAAGACCTGGTTCTGCTCAGAGAGGGCCTGATCCGGCTGCTCACGGCCTATGACTTCGAGGTCGTCGAGGCAGTCGACAATGGTCCGTCGCTGCTGCGTGCCCTGGTGACCCATCGACCCGACGTCGCCGTGGTCGACGTGCGGATGCCGCCCACCTTCACCGACGAGGGCCTGCGGGCCGCCATCGAAGCCCGTCGTCAGTTGCCGGGTCTGCCGGTGCTGGTGCTGTCCCAGTACGTCGAGCAGCTCTACGCACGCGAGCTCATGTCGGACCGCAACGGCGGCGTGGGCTACCTGCTCAAGGATCGGGTCTCCCAGGTGAGCCAGTTCGTCGAGGCGATCCGCCGGGTCGCGGGCGGTGGCACGGCGATGGACCCCGAGGTCATCTCGCAGCTGCTGGCCACCAAGCCCGAGCCGCTGGAACGGCTGACGCCGCGCGAACGGGAGGTCCTCGGTCTGATGGCCGAGGGACGGTCGAACGCCGCGATTGCCGGGCGGCTGTTCATCAGCGAGAACGCGGTCGGGAAGCACACCAACAACATCTTCAGCAAGCTGGGTCTGCCCCCCTCGGAGGACGACAACCGTCGGGTCCGCGCGGTGATCGCCTACCTCGACGCCTGA